The following proteins come from a genomic window of Haliaeetus albicilla chromosome 23, bHalAlb1.1, whole genome shotgun sequence:
- the LOC138690666 gene encoding uncharacterized protein isoform X1: protein MPGAVVFADSAAGQQRGSRARRSPRCRRGPRSPTDSGALPVSRGFPRAPRCARSPTSRADAPPGRMRRPARGAARCSRAGSGPSGACAVPGSSVAAAVERWDRGGHAVSAVVRSSPGMLLTAAGSGLRGLSLPGLPLLAAREHRGTGGALTGCGRELLKLERPQKGKEEETEGHLAGSCLLLQARERLPLPVWKDPSLQSTAGGGQSSDWSYRRGREERRRRKCLNWQRLLAVLRTRAVVSPSPSLPLSWHLFSPSCCDFFFFFLLPCISPLLPILLSCAFFLSPFISCLTAPFFFFFSLWVLVLLPLPPFFHPPCLSCSP, encoded by the exons atgccgggagctgtagttttcgcggactcAGCGGCCGGGCAgcagcgtggctctcgggcgcggcgtagtcctcgctgccgccgcggcccccggagtccgacAGACTCAGGAGCGTTGCCGGTTTCGCGTGGTTTTCCGCGGGCTccccgctgcgcccgctccccgaccagccgtgcggacgcgcctcccgggcgcatgcgccgtcctgcgcgtggggcagcccgaTGTTCGCGGGCCGGCTCTGGCccctccggcgcatgcgcggtcccCGGGAGCAGCGTGGCGGCGGCGGTCGAGCGCtgggaccgcgg aggccatgctgtgagtgcggttgtccgttcgtccccggggatgctGTTGACTGCAGCAGgctcaggcttgcgtgggctgtctctgcctggcctccctctccttgcggcgcgggagcacagagggacaggcggagcacttactggctgtggacgggagttgctgaagctggagaggccacagaaaggtaaagaagaagaaacagaaggccatctggctggcagctgcctcctgctgcaggcaagagagcGCCTGCCTCTCCCGgtgtggaaggatccctccTTGcagtccacagcag GTGGAGGACAGTCAAgcgactggagttacagaagaggaagggaggagagaaggagaaggaaatgtCTGAACTGGCAAAGGCTTCTGGCAGTGCTgagaacaagagctgtggtgagtcccagtccctccctgcccctctcctggcaccttttttccccaagctgctgtgattttttttttttttttttgcttccctgtatctctcctcttctgcctattctcttgtcctgcgccttcttcctctctccctttatttcttgtttgactgctcccttttttttttttttctctctctgggttcttgtcctgctccctctccctcctttttttcatcCTCCGTgtctctcctgcagcccatag